One region of Octopus sinensis linkage group LG30, ASM634580v1, whole genome shotgun sequence genomic DNA includes:
- the LOC115226401 gene encoding zinc finger protein 239-like: protein MENELCENQIQCKTQPEGIGFSDGIKKEDGKASHQYDICGKSFSEEGYPTNYKYIHTREKPYHCVICGKTFFGSSGLTIHMQVHTGEKPYHCDICGKSFSQNAHLTKHKHIHTREKSYNCGICAKSFSGSSDLTKHIRIHTGEKPYCCTVCGESFSQSSNLARHYYTHTGEKAYHCDICNKSFSRNTDLATHKRIHTGLKPYRCDICDKSFSLNHHLTTHKYIHTGEKPYQCDLCSKSFSQKSHLTRHICIHATV, encoded by the exons atggaaaatgaattatGTGAGAACCAGATTCAATGTAAGACTCAACCTGAAGGCATTGGCTTTAGCGATGGTATAAAGAAAGAGGATGGGAAAGCATCACATCAGtatgatatctgtggtaaatcattctctgaagaaGGTTACCcaacaaattacaaatatattcatacgagagagaagccgtatcattgTGTTATCTGTGGTAAAACTTTTTTTGGAAGCAGTGGCTTAACTATCCACATGCAggttcatacgggagagaaaccatatcactgtgatatctgtggtaaatcattctctcaaaatgctcacttgactaaacacaaacacattcacacgagGGAGAAGTCGTATAACTGCGGCATCTGCGCTAAATCTTTCTCTGGAAGTAGTGACTTGACcaaacacatacgcattcacacaggagagaaaccatattgctgCACTGTCTGTGgggaatcattctctcaaagcagcaACTTAGCTCGACACTATtatactcatacaggagagaaggcatatcactgtgatatctgtaacaAGTCATTCTCTCGAAATACTGACTTGGctacacataaacgtattcatacgggattGAAGCCATATCGATGTGATATCTGTGACAAATCATTCTCTCTGAATCACCACTTGACTACTCACAAATA tattcacacaggagagaaaccatatcagtgtgatctttgtagtaaatcattctctcaaaaaagtcacTTAAccagacatatatgtattcatgcgaCAGTGTAG
- the LOC115226400 gene encoding zinc finger protein 98-like, which produces MTDFTDELSKDIENASYHCDICGKSFSQKGQLRVHKRIHTGEKLYHCIICGKSFSVGCSKSFSCKNSLTTHKYIHTGEKPFPCDICGTSFSQRGHLTTHKRIHTGEKPYGCGICGKSFSQNGDLTKHKRIHAVEKPYDCDVCGKSFSQNDQLTAHKRIHTGERSCNCDICGKSFSQTHHLTAHKRVHTGERPYTCDICGKSFSQNDHLTKHKRIHTGDKPYNCGVCGKSFSQSPHLTKHKRIHTGEKPYQCDVCGKSFTQNHDLTKHKRIHTGEKPYNCDICNKSFSHTASLTTHRRIHTGEKPYHCDICGKSFSVRINLTRHKYIHTGGKSCHKASRSSKV; this is translated from the exons ATGACTGATTTTACTGATGAGCTGTCCAAAGATATAGAAAATGCatcataccactgtgatatctgtggaaagtccTTTTCTCAAAAAGGTCAGCTCAgagttcacaaacgtattcatacaggagagaagctatATCACTGtattatctgtggtaaatcattctctgtaggAT gtagtaaatcattctcttgcaAAAAcagcttaactactcacaaatacattcatacaggagagaaaccatttccctgtgacatttgtggtacatcattctctcaaagaggaCACTTAACTACCCACAAACGCatccatactggagagaaaccatatggttgtggtatatgcggtaaatcattctctcaaaatggtgatttaactaaacacaaacgtattcatgcaGTTGAGAAGCCATatgactgtgatgtctgtggtaaatcattctctcaaaatgacCAGCTAACAGCACACaagcgcattcatacaggtgagaggtCATgtaactgtgatatctgtggtaaatcattctcacagacTCATCACCTAACAGCACACAAGCGCGTTCATACAGGGGAGAGGCCATATacttgtgacatctgtggtaaatcattctctcaaaacgaCCACCTAAccaaacacaaacgcattcatacgggAGATAAGCCGTACAACTGTGgtgtctgcggtaaatcattctcgcaAAGCCCTCATCTAACCAAACACAAGcgaattcatactggagagaaaccatatcaatgtgatgtctgtggtaaatcgttcactCAAAATCATGATTTGACTAAACACAAGCGAATTCATACCGGAGAGAAGCCTTATAATTGCGATATCTGTaacaaatcattctctcatacaGCCAGCTTGACTACACAtagacgcattcatacaggagagaagccatatcattgtgatatctgtggtaaatccttctctgtaCGAATTAACCTAaccagacacaaatacattcacactggAGGGAAATCATGTCACAAAGCGTCCAGAAGTTCTAAAGTTTGA